DNA from Acidobacteriota bacterium:
GCCGCCCATGTAGCTGCCGGCGTTCTCCGGCGACGGGGCGATCTGATCCTGGTTCGGAAACTCGGGCGGCGCCGGCAGCTCGCCGTTCTCGTCCGGCGGCAGCAGGTGGAGGTTGAAGTGGTGGATGATGTCGCTGTCCGGCTTGCACTGGAAGGCGACGACCCAGCGGTCCTCCGGCAGGTCCTCCTCGGTGAGCACGTAGGAGAACGCGGCATAGAGGTCGTCCACGTCGTCCTCGACGAAGTAGGGCTCCGGCATCGTCACGACGAGGTCGGGCTCGCCGACGACCCAGCCTCCGGTGCTCGGAAACTCGCGCGGCGGCGGGGCTTCGGCGGCGTCGCCGGGGGCCGCGCCGCTTCCGGCCCAGTTGACCAGGGTCTCGATCTCCGCCTGGTCAAGCACCCGTTCGTTCGCGAATGTGCCGTCGTGCTGCGGGTGGGCGTCCCACGGCGGCATCTCGCGCGCCGCTACCGTCCGCGCGATCGACCGGGCCCAGGGCCGCACCTCGGCGTAGGTGGTCAGGGCCATCGGCGCCCTCATCCCGCCGTAGTTGGCTCCCGCCGGGCGGTGACAGTCCTGGCAGTGCATCTGCAGAACGGGCAGCACATCGCCGTAGAAGGTCGGCGCGTCGCGGTCGGCGGCGGCGGCCGGAGTGACGACGAGGAGGGCGAGTGCGAACGGGACTGTGCGGTTCATGGCGTCAGGGTACCAGCGGAAGCCCGGAGCCGGAGTGGCCCGGCCGCTGCGCGGCGCGCCGCGATGCCGGCCAGAAGGCCGGCGCACCCAGGCCGGCGCAACCAGTGGGCTCAGGCGGTCGCCAACTGGCGCTCGGGGTGCATCTCGTCGACATCGACGCCGACGATCCTCGATACGCCGCGTTCCTCCATCGTCACTCCGTAGAGCGTGCTCGCCACCTGCATCGTCAGCTTGTTGTGGGTGATGATGAGGAACTGGGTTTCCGCCGACATCCGCTGCAGCATGTCGACGAAGCGCAGGATGTTCGCGTCGTCGAGCGGCGCGTCGACTTCATCGAGGATGCAGAACGGGGATGGCTTCGTCTGGAAGAGGGCGAACAGCAGGGCGATCGCCGCTAGCGCCTTCTCCCCGCCCGAGAGCAGCATGATGTTCTGGGCGCGCTTGCCCGGTGGCCGGGCGGTGATCTCGATGCCGCAGTCCAGCGGGTCCTCCTCGTCCATCAGGCGCATTTCGGCATCGCCGCCACGGAAGAGTTCGGTGAAGGTGCGGCCGAAGTTCTCGTTGACCTCACTGAAGGCGGCGACGAAGCGCTCGGAGGAGGTCCTGTCGATGTCGCGGATCGTGCGCTTCAGGCTCTCGACGGAGGACGCCACGTCAGTACGCTGTCCGGTCAGGAACGTGTGGCGCTCCTGCTGCTCGTCGTACTCGTCGGCGGCCAGCACGTTGACCGGTCCCATCCGCTCCAGCAGGGTACGCCGCTGTTCGAGCTCCTCGGTCATGGCATCGAGGTCGGGGACTTCACCGTCCGGCCGGGCAGGCGCTTCCTGGCTGGCCAACTCGCGCCCGAACTCTTCGCGGTAGTCCCCTTCGAGGTGTTCGGCGTCCTGGCGCAGGCCCGCCTGCCGTACGCGCAGGTCCTCGATCCGGTCGCGCTGTTCGTCGCGCCGGGCGCCGAGGTCGCGCATTCGGGCCTCCAATTCGCGTCCGCGGCCCCGCTCTTCCTCGAGAGCCTCCTGGGCGGCGGTCGCTTCGTCTCTCGCGCTCGTCCGCTCGGCCAGGGCGTTGTCGAGTTCCCGCCGTGCCCGGGTGGATGCCTCCTCGAGTTCGATGAGGCGTCCGCGCAGCCGCTCCTGCTCGGCGAGCCACTCATTGTCGGCCTCGCGCAGACTCGCGATTCGCTGCTCCAGTCTCTCCGTCTCGTTTCGCTCCGTAGCTGAGCGCTCCTCGATCAGTTCGAGCTGGCCCTGCCGGCCGGCCCCCGCCGTGACGCGCTCCTCGCGCTCCTCACGGGCCCGCTCGACGGCGGCGGCCGCTTCCTGGACTGCCCGTTCCAGACTGCGATGAACCGTCTCGCGGGCTTCGATGTCGGTCTGGATCTGTGCCTGGCGACTCTCCGCCTCGGCGATCTTGCGAATCAGTTCGTCGCGCTCGCTCTCGGCCGCCGCGCTTTCGCGAGCCTGTACGGCGCGCCGTTCGGTGATGTCCTCGAGGCGGGCCCTGGCGACTGCGAGCTGTTCCCGGAGATCGGCCGCGGCCTTCTCGATCCGCCGACCTTCCAGGGCGGCGTCGCGGACGCTCCCGGCGGCTCCATCGATCTCGCTGCTGAGCGTTGTGCAGCGTTCCTTGAGTTCGTCCGTACGTCGGACGAGGTCGTCGAGCTCGCGTTGACGGCCCAGAGCGCCCGGCGCCGCGCCTTCGCCGCGCACGGTGACGCGGCCGGCCTCGATCCAGAGCCGGTCCCGGCACAGGAAGGCGACGTCCGGGTTGTCCGCCGCCAGGCGTTCCGCCGCCTCGGGGCTGGAGAGGAGGCAACCGGGGGGGAGCGAGGCGCGCAGTTCTTCGGGCAGGCCGAGCGCCGTCCACACGTCGCCGACGATCTCCGGATCGTCGAGTTCCGCGATTTTCTTGAGCCCTGGCAGGGGCTTCCGTGTCTCGGCCGGCCGAAGGAGCGTGACCTGGTGTTCCAAGCCGGCGAGAGCGCGGGCGATGGCCACGGCATCTTCGTCGCCGGGGGTCAGGACGGCGTTGCGCAGCGGGCCCAGGAAGAGGTCGAGGCTGTCTTCCCAGCCCGCCGGCACGTTCACTTCGTCGCCGAGGAAGCGGGGCTCCGAAAGCCCCAGATCGAGCAGAGCGCCGCGGATTCCGGTTCGCAGCTCCTCGTCGCGCTGACCGAGCTCGCGGAGAACGGCCGTCCGCTTCTGGGCCTCGACGAGCTCCTCGCGGCGCGTTTCCCGTTCGGCCTGGGCCGCCTGCCGCCGGTTCCGGCTCGCTTCAAGGGCCGTGGCGGCACGCTGGGCGGCCTGGGTCTCGGTGGTCAGGGCGATGTCCAGCGTCTCCACCTTGGCGCCTACGCTCTTGACGTCGACGTCGATCGAGCGGAGCGCGTCCCTGCTGCGTTCCAGCGTCGTTTCGGCTCGGTCGCGGCGGTCGACCGCCTTCTCGGTGACGATGCGCTCGGCGACCAGGCGGCTCCTCAGCCCGTCCATCCCCACGCGCGATGCCGCCTGTTCCTCGAGCAGATCACGATGTCGCCTGCGCGCGTCCTCGATAGCGGTATCGGCCTCGTCGATCCGGCGGCGGTCGTCGTGGACCTTCGCCAGCGCCTCTTCGCGCTCCGAAAGGAACATCTGCCGGCGTCCGGCGAGAACGGCGAGGGCCTCCTCGGCCGCCGCCAGTTCGCGGCGCCGCGTCTCCTCGCTTCGGGCGCCGGCTTCCAGCCGCTCGGCGATTTCCGCCCGGGTGGCGCGGCCGCCCTTGATCAGTTCCTGGCGCCCCTCGATCGTCGCCAGCAGGGTGGCCTGACGTTCGTGCGAGCGGACGGCCTCTCCGGTGCGTGCGTCGATGGTGTGACGGCACTCGGCGAGTTCCGCGTTGCCGCGGGCGATCTCCGCCAGGAGTTCCGCCTCCCGGTTGGCCTCCTGTCCCAGAGCCGACCCGAGTTCCCCGAGCTCGCCCTGGAGCTTCGCCCAACGTGCCAGGAGCACGGCGTCGAGCAGCTCGCGGTAGGCCCCCCTGCGTTCGCGGTGGCGCCGCGCGGCGTTCGCCTGCCTCTTGAGCGAGCGAAGACTGCGCTCGACCTCGGAGATGATGTCGTCGAGCCGGAGCAGGTCGGCGGTCGCGTCCTCGAGCTTCAGGCTGGCGAGGCGCTTGCGGTTCTTGTAACGGGTGATCCCGGCCGCTTCCTCGATCAGCTTGCGGCGTTCCTGGGGCTTGCCGGAGAGGATCATCCCGATCCGCCCCTGCTCGATCACGGAGTAGGCGCGGATGCCCAGACCCGTGTCCATCAGGATGTCGCGGATGTCCTTGAGCCGGGCCACCCGGTCGTTCAGCCGGTACTGGCCCTCGCCGCCGCGGAAGATCCGCCGCCCGATCGTGATGCGGCCGTCCTCGGCGTTCTCGACGCTGCCGTCGGTGAGGAAGGTGAGGCTGACCTCGGCCATCCCAAGGGGCTTGCGCTGGCCGCTGCCATTGAATATGACCTCCTCCATGGAGCTGCCGCGCAGCGACTTGGGGCTCTGCTCGCCGAGCACCCAGGTGATGGCCTCTGCCAGGTTGCTCTTGCCGCAGCCGTTCGGTCCGACGATCGCCGTGATGCCGCGGGCGAAGCGGCTCGTTACCGGGTCGACGAAGGTCTTGAAGCCGTTGACTTCAAGGCTTTCCAGTTTGAGCATGGTTGGCGTGGCGGGGAATCGGGCCTTTCCGGCCCTTGGGGAAGATAACAGGATTCATGCATAAGTCACAAGTAGTTGTGCCGGTGGTCGTTCCCGGCCACAACATGTGGCGTCTCGGGCGCGCCGCTGATACGCTGCCACGGCGGTGAGCGCGCTGACGGTCAAGAGAACGCTGTTCGATGCGCCGCAGATGGCGCGGATGATGCGCCGGATGGCGCTGGAGGTGGTCGAGCGCGCGGGGGGGACCGACTCGCTGATGCTGGTCGGCGTGCGCACCCGCGGCGTGCCCCTGGCCGACTTCATCGCCGCCGAGATCAAGCGCACGGAAGACGTGGCCGTGCCGGTCGGCGTACTCGACATCACGCTCTACCGGGACGATCTCTCGACGATCGCGCCACAGCCCGTGGTCAAGGAGAGCGTGATGCCGGTTCCGATCGACGACCGGATCGTCGTGCTCTGCGACGACGTTCTCTACAGCGGCCGCACGATCCGGGCGGCGATGGACGCCCTGATCATGGACTACGGCCGGCCGCGGGCGATTCGCCTCGCGGTGCTGATCGACCGCGGCCACCGGGAACTTCCGATCCACGCCGACTGCGTCGGCGAACACGTGCAGACGACGGACACCGAGGTGATCAAGGTCTCCTACGCGGCTACCGACGGCGGCAAGGAGCTGGTCGAGCTCCTGGAACGCGAAGGGTGAGCGTACCGGTCTGGCAGCGAGGCGACCTGCTCGGGGTCGCCGAGTTGTCTACGGCCGAGATCCTCCACGTTCTCGACACTGCGGAGTCGTTCGTCGAGGTGGCGGCGCGGCCGATCAAGAAGGTGCCGACGCTGCGGGGCAAGACGGTCATCAACCTGTTCTTCGAGCCCTCGACCCGGACCAGCTCGAGCTTCGAGATCGCCGAGAAGCGGCTATCGGCCGACAACATCAACTTCTCGACTTCCTCGTCGTCGTTGTCCAAGGGCGAGACGCTGCTCGACACGGCCCGCAATCTGGAGGCGATGGCGCCGGATCTCGTCGTCATCCGGCATGCCCACCCGCGGGTGCCGCACGCACTGGCGGAGCGTCTCGCTTCGGGCGTGATCAACGCCGGCGACGGTTCCCACGAGCATCCCACCCAGGCGCTGCTCGACGCCTTCACGATTCGCCGCCGGAAGGGTCGGGTGGAGGGCCTGAAGATCGCCATTGTCGGCGATGTGGCGCACAGCCGGGTCGTCCGCTCGAACGTCCTTTGCCTGACCCGGCTGGGTGCCGACGTCACCGTTGCCGGGCCCCGCACGATGATGCCGGAAGAGCCCGAGTCGCTTGGTGCCCGGGTGGTCTATTCGCTGGAGGAGGCGATCGAGGACGCCGACGTGGTGATGATGCTCCGTGTGCAACTCGAGCGTCAGGCGCGGGTCGCGTTTCCCTCAGAACGGGAGTACTTCGAGTTCTTCGGGCTCACCGCGGAGCGCCTGCGCCGGGCGAGCGACGACGCGATCATCATGCACCCGGGGCCGATCAACCGCGGCATCGAGATCGCCAGCGAGGTCGCCGACGGACCCTGGTCGGTGATCCTCGAGCAGGTGGCGAACGGCGTCGCGGTGCGGATGGCCGTGCTCTACCTGCTGGCCGGCACGAAGAGCGGCGAGGGCGGACCGACGCCGTGAGCGGATCGCTGATCGTTCGCGGAGGCCGGGTCGTCGACCCGACCCAGGAACTCGACGGTCCGGCCGACGTCCTGATCGGGGGTGGCAAGGTGACGGCCTGCGGCCCCGGTCTTCCGGCGCCGGAGAACGCGCGCGAGGTCGACGCCGCGGGTCTGGTCGTCACGCCCGGCCTGATCGACATGCACGTCCACCTGCGGGAGCCGGGCCAGGAGTACAAGGAGACGATCGAGACCGGGACGCGGGCCGCCGCGGCCGGAGGGTTCGTGGCCGTCGCCTGCATGCCGAACACCGATCCCGTGAACGACGACCCGTCCGTTACCGAGTTCATGCTCAAGCAGGCGGAGCGGGCGGGCTGGGCCCGGGTCTACCCGATCGCAGCGGTGAGCAGGGGGCTCCTGGGCCGCGAGTTGACGGAGTTCGGCGCTCAGCGACGGGCCGGGGCGGTCGCGATTTCGGACGACGGCCGTCCCGTCTGGAGTGCTGCCCTGATGCGCCAGGCGCTGCGCTACGCCCGGCACTTCGACCTGCCGCTGATCCAGCACGCCGAGGAACTCGAGCTCTCGGGCGACGGCGTCATGCACGAGGGGCGGTTCTCGACCCGGCTCGGCGTCGAGGGGATCCCGGGCGCCGCGGACGACGTCATGGTCTCCCGCGACCTGCTCCTGACGGCGGACACCGGGGGCCGCTACCACCTGGCGCACATGTCGACCGCGCGCAGCCTGGACCTGATCCGGGCAGCCAGGGCGGATGGCCGGCGGGTCACCTGCGAGGTCTCGGCCCATCACTTGCTGCTGACGGACGAGGACGTCTTCGACTCCGGCCTCGACCCGGACTTCAAGATGCACCCGCCGCTCAGGAGCGCCGCCGACCGGGACGCCCTCGCCCTGGGCCTCGCCGACGGTTCGATCGACGCGATCGCGAGCGATCACGCCCCCCATCATCCGGACGAGAAGGAGCTCGACTTCGTCGCCGCGCCGAACGGCATCGTCGGGCTCGAGACGACGCTCAGCCTCTGCCTGGACCGGCTGGTGGCGAAGGGTGTGATCGACCTGGCGCGCCTCGTCGACCTGCTGTCGACGGCGCCGGCGCGGATCCTCGGCGTAGCCGGCGGCAGCCTCGCACCGGGCTCGCCCGGCGACGTGACCCTGATCGACCTCGAGCGCGAGGTCGAGGTCGACCCGGCGATGTTCCGGAGCAGGTCTCGCAACACGCCGTTCGCCGGCTGGAAGCTGCGCGGCGCGGCGGCCGGCACGGTGGTCGGCGGTCGCGTGATCGAGTTGCCGTAGGCGCGGAGTTTCGGCTAGCCGATGCTCCGGCCTCCATCGACGTCGAGGCAGACGCCGGTGAGAAAGGCGGCGTCGTCGGAGGCGAGGTACGCGACGGCGGAGGCGACATCGGCCGGTTCGGCGAGCCGGCCCAATGGAATCGTCTTCTGAAGGACCTCCCGTCCTGCGTCGTCCAGCTTCCGCCCCCCGGAGGGGCCCTTCATGAAATCGGTGTCGGCGGCGACGGGGTTGACGGCGTTCACGCGGATGCCATGAGGCGCGAGTTCGGTCGCCAGCCCCCGAGTCAGGGTGATCACCGCTCCCTTCGTGGCGTTGTAGGCGGTGATCAGTGGCCGGGGGCGGAGAGCGCCGATCGAGGCGGTATTCACGATGACGCCGCCGTCGAGGCAGACGCCGGTGAGAAAGGCGGCGTCGTCGGAGGCGAGGTACGCGACGGCGGAGGCGACATCGGCCGGTTCGGCGAGCCGGCCCAATGGAATCGTCTTCTGAAGGACCTCCCGTCCTGCGTCGTCCAGCTTCCGCCCCCCGGAGGGGCCCTTCATGAAATCGGTGTCGGCGGCGACGGGGTTGACGGCGTTCACGCGGATGCCATGAGGCGCGAGTTCGGTCGCCAGCCCCCGAGTCAGGGTGATCACCGCTCCCTTCGTGGCGTTGTAGGCGGTGATCAGTGGCCGGGGGCGGAGAGCGCCGATCGAGGCGGTATTCACGATGACGCCGCCTCCGCGTTCGAGCAGCCGCGGCACGCCGTGCACCACGCCCAGGTAGACGCTCTTCGTGTTCACCGCGAAGACCCGGTCGTAGTCGATTTCGGCGAGTTTCCAGAGCGGCTTCGCCCGGTGGCAGTAGCCCGCGTTGTTGACGAGGATGTCGATGCCGCCGAACGCGCCGCAGGCCCGTTCCATCAGCCGCCGCAGGTCGTCGCCTTGCGAGACGTCGACCGTCTCGAAGAGAACCTGGGCGCCGCGTCCGGCGAGCTGGGCTGTCGTCCGTTTCCCCTTGCGTGAGTCGATGTCCGCGAGCGCGACGGCCGCGCCCTCTTCGGCGAACCTGCGCGCGACGGCACGGCCGAAGCCGCCGGCGGCGCCGGTCACGACCGCGACCTTGCCGGCGAAGCGGGTACCGCCGCGCGCGATGTCGTTCTTGCTGTCCGAGTCGTTCATGGTGAGTATCCCCTCAGGTTTCGGGCGGCTACGCTACCCGGGTTCGGCGCCGAGAGAGGCGGGTTGATGGAAGAACGAGCAGCACTCAAGCGGCGTGTCGTCGTGGTCGGCGCCGGGAACGCGGCGCTTTGCGCCGCCCTCGCTGCCCGGGATGAAGGCGCGTCGGTGACCGTGCTGGAGCGCGCGCCGCGGGCCGAACGCGGAGGAAACAGCCGCTTCACGATGGCGGCGATGCGCTTTGCCTACGGCGGCCTCGACGATCTGCGCGAGGTAGCCGGCGGTCTGACCGAGGAGGACGTCGAGTCCAGCGATTTCGGAACGTACCCGGCGCGGCGCTTCATCGAGGATCTCGAACGGACCGGCGGCGGTCAGGCGAACCCGGAACTGGTCGAGACTCTGGTGGGGGAGAGCCGACGGACGCTGCGGTGGATGCGCGGCCGGGGGGTCGAGTTCGTTCCCCTATACGCGGGTCAGGCGTTCGAGATCGACGGCAAGCGGCGTTTCTGGGGCGGTCTGACGCTGCAGGCACGGGGAGGCGGCCCGGGGCTGGTGGCGGCCCTCGAGCGGGCGGCGGAGAAGGCGGGAATCGAGACGCGTTACGGATGCCGGGCGGTCAGCCTGCGGCTGGAGGAGGGCGCCGCGTGCGGCGTCGAGGTCTCGGAGGCATCCGGTCTGAGGATCCTGGAAGCCGACGGCGTGGTCCTCGCCAGCGGCGGCTTCGAGGCGAACGGCGACTGGCGGCGCCGCCACCTCGGCGAAGGCTGGGAGGAGGCCAAGGTCCGGGGCAGCCGCTTCAACACGGGGGATGGCATCCGCATGGCCCTCGAAGCGGGCGCCGGACGGGCCGGGCAGTGGTCCGGCTGCCATGCCGTGGCCTGGGATCTGAACGCGCCCGAGGTCGGCAACCTCGAGGTTCGCCACCGCTACCAGAAACACAGCTATCCGCTCGGCATCGTCGTCAACGCGAGGGGAGAGCGGTTTCTCGACGAGGGGGCGGACTTCCGGAACTACACCTACGCCAGGTACGGCCGCGAGGTGCTGGAGCAGCCGGGCCGCTTCGCCTGGCAGGTGTTCGACGCGCAGGTGGCTCACCTGCTGCGGGACGAGTACCGGAAGCCGCACGCGACCCGTGTCGAGGCAGACTCGCTGCCGGAACTCGCCGCGAGACTTGACGGCGTGGATGCCTCGGCGTTCCTGCGGACGGTCGGCGAGTTCAACGCCGCGGTGCGTCGGGAAGTGCGTTTCGACCCCAGCGTCCGCGATGGCCGCGCGACCCGCGGTCTCGCCCTGAACAAGTCGAACTGGGCCAACGCGCTCGAGGCGCCGCCGTTCGAGGCCTTCGCCGTGACCTGCGGCATCACCTTCACCTTCGGGGGCCTGTCGGTCGATCGGCGCGCCAGGGTGCTCGACCGCGATGGACGGCCGATCCCGGGTCTGTTCGCGGCAGGCGAACTCGTCGGCGGCCTGTTCTACGACAACTACCCGGGCGGTTCCGGACTGACCGCGGGCGCCGTGTTCGGCCGTCTGGCAGGCAGCGGGGCGGGTCGTTTCGATGCCTGAGTCCTCAGTCGACGGCAGCGTCCGCCTCGGGGCCCTTCAGATCCACGGCCCGCAAGGGCGCGTGCGCTACCTCGAGGTCACCACCGCGAGGCTCCAGCTTGCGCTGGCGGCCTTGATCCTCGTTTCTTCTCTCGTCGTCAACGCCGCCCTGATCGCGCCGATCGTGGTCCGTTCGCAGTTCTCGAAGGCCGAGCAGGTCGAGGTGTTCGAGGAACACCGGCGACTGGCGGCTCGCTTCGAGGCGCTGGCCGAACGCTATTCGGAGGTTCGCCAGTTGGCGTCGGAGCTGGACAGTCGACTATGCAAGATCGTCCTGGCCTACGGCGTCGGGGCGCCTGCGAACGAAGGGTGCGGCGAGGCCGTCGAGGTCCTGGAGGAACCCGCGCTGACCCTGCGGCAGGGCCAGGTGGTGCTGATCGAGTCAGGTGTCGAGGAGGACGTGGAACGGGTGACCGGACGCATCGAGGGCCGCTTGCAGGCGGCGATAGAGGTTGAGCAGGCCGACCCCGAACTCGTCGAGCTGACGCCGTCCGCGGTTCCGCTGCGGGGCGACGACTTCGTTCTCGTCGCTCCGTTCGGCCAGACGAGGAACCGGGTCACGGGCGCCGAGGAGTTCCACTACGGCATCGATCTCGCGGCTTCCGCCGGCGCTCCGGTCCTGGCCACGGCGGCCGGTCGGGTGACCTATGCGGGGCGGGGCGCAGCTTTGGGTCGTACCTGGATTCGCTACGGGCGCATCGTCGGAATCCGGCATGGCGACCGCTTCATCACCCTGTTCGGACACCTGGATACGACGGAAGTCCGGGCAGGCGAGGCGGTCAGCCGGGGACAGCGCATCGGCACGGTCGGGGCGACGGGATGGAGCGTGGAGCCGAACCTCCACTACCGCGTGCTACGCCGCCGCGGCGACGGGGGCTACGACGCCGTCGATCCCCGCATCCACATCCTGGACTATCGCTGGCACCAGGAGCAGTTCATCGCCTCGAACGTCGCGCCGGCGGGGCCAGTGCCGCTGCCGGCCACATTGCGGAGATAGAGAACGGGAGAAACGGGTTCATGGACTATCGGGCAGTCATCTTCGACCTGGGGGGAGTCGTCTTCGGTTCGCCGTTGCACGCCATCCGGCGCTACGAACAGGCGAACGGGATCGAGGAGAACTTCGTCAACCACCTGGTCGTCGCGGCCGGGCCGGGAGGATCCTGGCAGCGGCTGGAGCGCGGCGAGCTGGTCATGGGGCCGGGGTTCTTCGCCGCCTTGGACGACGATGTAAGGGCGGCCGATCCGTCGGTGGCCGAGCGCTTCTCGGCCGAGGAGATGATGGCGGCGATAGCCGAGGAGTCGAAGCCCAGGCCGCAGATGGTCGACGCCCTGCGGCGTCTGCGCGCCCGCGGCTACACGGTGGCGGCGCTGACGAACAACTGGGTCAGCGAGGAGGAACGGGAACCCGCGAGCGCCGAGGAGGCGGCGATGCGGGCCGAGGTACGCGAACTCTTCGATGACTACGTCGAATCGAGCGTCGTCGGCCTGCGCAAGCCGGATCCGGAGATCTACCGCCTGGCCTGTGGCCGGCTCGGGATCGAACCGCGCGAGGCGGTGTTCCTGGACGACATCGGGTCGAACCTGAAGAGCGCCCGGGCGCTCGGCATGACCACGATCAAGGTCGACGATCCGGACGACGCCCTCGCCGAGCTATGGCGGACGCTGGCCAGGAGGCAGCGCGACAGAAACGACACGAAGTGAGTTCTGTCGTGAAGCCTCCTGGCGAGGTGGGGGCTGGGGCCAAACAGCGAGCCCGCGAGCGGTTTGGCGGCTCTACTCCGGAAGGGTGAACGCGAGATCGACCATGGCGGTCAGGCCGTCGAGGAGGGTGACTCCGGAGCGTTGGCTGCCGAGGCGTTCGTGCCAGGCTTCGATGGTGTAGGTGCCCGCCGGGAGTCCGGGAATCTCGAAGGTGCCGTCCGGTCCGGTGACGGCGAAGTAGGGGTGGTTGAAGACGGCGAGGTAGCTCGACATCCACGGGTGGACGTCGCACTTGATCCGGAATGCGGGTTCCTCGTCCGTGAACGAGAAGGTGGCCTGCCTGATGGCGGCCGGCATGGCCCGGTTGAAGGGGCGGTTGACCTCGGACAGCGAGTGGACGTTGTGGAGCAGCTCGTCGGAGTTCAGCACCTTGAGTTCCTGGCCCACCATGATGCCGGCGACGCGGGGCGTGTAGCGGCAACCCTGCTGATCGATGACGGGCGGCTCCGCCGGCGGGTAGGGCCCTTCCGGAAGGTTGTCGGCGACGTAGACGAGGACGTTGGCCAGGCCGGCCTGTTCGTCGACCGCGAGGATCTCCGGGTAGACGGGCCCGGAGTACTTGGCGGCGCAGGCCGGGTCCGCGTCCATGTTGAGCGGCCGCAGTTCCGGCACGTCGCCGTCGAAGCGGACGGCGCCCGCGATCGTGCTCGTGCCCAGGGGTTCGGCGGGCGGCGCTTCAGCCGCCGGCGGGCCGCCGCCGCCGGTTCCGTCGGACGCGGCGTCGCCGCAGCCGGGGAGTGCGAGGAAGGGCAGGATGAGAACCGCCGCGAGAGCCGGGCGAAGCGATGGAGTCAGTGGACAGGTCATGCGTCCATTCTACGGGTCCTTCGCGACGGTTCGGCGCGTTTCCTTGACCCGGATAGGGGCCGGTGTTAGCTTCCGCGCGATTCGTGGCCCGGCTGAGCCCCTGAGGGCAACCGCCGCCCTACTTCTTCGCCCTCGATGGCACAGAGTCAGGACAATACGCACGAGCCCGTCGCCGGACGTGCGCCGCTGATCGTCGGCGGCTACGACTTCCGTTCCCTGACGGAAGCGGTCGCGGTGCCGGTCGAGCGCAAGACGCCGATCGGCTGGTGGTTCTTCTTCCTGCCGTCGCTGGCGATGCTGGGCCTGTTCGGGGTTTCGATCGGCTGGCTGTTCTGGGAGGGCACCGGCATCTGGGGTCTGAACAACCCGGTCAACTGGGGCTTCGCGATCGTCAACTTCGTCTTCTGGGTCGGCATCGGCCACGCCGGCACGCTGATCTCCGCCATCCTGTTCCTGTTCCGGCAGAAGTGGCGGACGTCGATCAACCGCGCCGCCGAGGCGATGACGATCTTCGCGGTCATGTGCGCCCTGGTGTTTCCCGGCATCCACGTCGGCCGTGTGTGGGTCGCCTACTGGATGTTCCCGCTGCCGAACCAGATGGACATGTGGCCGAACTTCCGCAGTCCGCTGATCTGGGACGTGTTCGCGGTGTCGATCTACGGCACGGTGTCCCTGATGTTCTGGTACGTCGGCCTGATCCCGGACCTGGCGACGATCCGCGACCGCGCCAAGACCAGGATCCGCAAGATCGCCTACGGCATTTTCGCTCTCGGCTGGCGCGGTTCGCACCGCAACTGGCTCCACTACGAGCGGGCCTACCTGATGCTCGCCGGCCTGGCGACTCCGCTGGTCCTCTCGGTCCACTCCGTCGTGTCGATGGACTTTGCCACCGCCCAGTTGCCCGGCTGGCACACGACGATCTTCCCGCCCTACTTCGTCGCCGGCGCCATCTTCTCCGGCTTCGCGATGGTCATGACCCTGATGCTGATCTGCCGGGTCCTGTTCAGGATGGAGGACATCATCACGATGCGCCACCTCGAGAACATGGCCAAGATCATGCTGCTTACGGGCTGCATGGTCGGCTACGCCTACGGCATCGAGATGTTCATCGCCTGGTACAGCGGCAACCCCTACGAGCAGTTCGCCTTCGCCAACCGGGCGCTGGGCCCGTACGCCTGGGCCTACTGGATCATGGTGAGCTGCAACGTGATCACGCCGCAGCTGTTCTGGTTCAAGAAGATGCGCAACCACATCGGCTGGCTGTTCATCTCGTCCATCCTGATCAACATCGGCATGTGGTTCGAGCGCTTCGTGATCGTCACTTCGTCGCTCC
Protein-coding regions in this window:
- a CDS encoding dihydroorotase → MSGSLIVRGGRVVDPTQELDGPADVLIGGGKVTACGPGLPAPENAREVDAAGLVVTPGLIDMHVHLREPGQEYKETIETGTRAAAAGGFVAVACMPNTDPVNDDPSVTEFMLKQAERAGWARVYPIAAVSRGLLGRELTEFGAQRRAGAVAISDDGRPVWSAALMRQALRYARHFDLPLIQHAEELELSGDGVMHEGRFSTRLGVEGIPGAADDVMVSRDLLLTADTGGRYHLAHMSTARSLDLIRAARADGRRVTCEVSAHHLLLTDEDVFDSGLDPDFKMHPPLRSAADRDALALGLADGSIDAIASDHAPHHPDEKELDFVAAPNGIVGLETTLSLCLDRLVAKGVIDLARLVDLLSTAPARILGVAGGSLAPGSPGDVTLIDLEREVEVDPAMFRSRSRNTPFAGWKLRGAAAGTVVGGRVIELP
- a CDS encoding glucose 1-dehydrogenase, producing MNDSDSKNDIARGGTRFAGKVAVVTGAAGGFGRAVARRFAEEGAAVALADIDSRKGKRTTAQLAGRGAQVLFETVDVSQGDDLRRLMERACGAFGGIDILVNNAGYCHRAKPLWKLAEIDYDRVFAVNTKSVYLGVVHGVPRLLERGGGVIVNTASIGALRPRPLITAYNATKGAVITLTRGLATELAPHGIRVNAVNPVAADTDFMKGPSGGRKLDDAGREVLQKTIPLGRLAEPADVASAVAYLASDDAAFLTGVCLDGGVIVNTASIGALRPRPLITAYNATKGAVITLTRGLATELAPHGIRVNAVNPVAADTDFMKGPSGGRKLDDAGREVLQKTIPLGRLAEPADVASAVAYLASDDAAFLTGVCLDVDGGRSIG
- the tcuA gene encoding FAD-dependent tricarballylate dehydrogenase TcuA; translation: MEERAALKRRVVVVGAGNAALCAALAARDEGASVTVLERAPRAERGGNSRFTMAAMRFAYGGLDDLREVAGGLTEEDVESSDFGTYPARRFIEDLERTGGGQANPELVETLVGESRRTLRWMRGRGVEFVPLYAGQAFEIDGKRRFWGGLTLQARGGGPGLVAALERAAEKAGIETRYGCRAVSLRLEEGAACGVEVSEASGLRILEADGVVLASGGFEANGDWRRRHLGEGWEEAKVRGSRFNTGDGIRMALEAGAGRAGQWSGCHAVAWDLNAPEVGNLEVRHRYQKHSYPLGIVVNARGERFLDEGADFRNYTYARYGREVLEQPGRFAWQVFDAQVAHLLRDEYRKPHATRVEADSLPELAARLDGVDASAFLRTVGEFNAAVRREVRFDPSVRDGRATRGLALNKSNWANALEAPPFEAFAVTCGITFTFGGLSVDRRARVLDRDGRPIPGLFAAGELVGGLFYDNYPGGSGLTAGAVFGRLAGSGAGRFDA
- a CDS encoding M23 family metallopeptidase; its protein translation is MPESSVDGSVRLGALQIHGPQGRVRYLEVTTARLQLALAALILVSSLVVNAALIAPIVVRSQFSKAEQVEVFEEHRRLAARFEALAERYSEVRQLASELDSRLCKIVLAYGVGAPANEGCGEAVEVLEEPALTLRQGQVVLIESGVEEDVERVTGRIEGRLQAAIEVEQADPELVELTPSAVPLRGDDFVLVAPFGQTRNRVTGAEEFHYGIDLAASAGAPVLATAAGRVTYAGRGAALGRTWIRYGRIVGIRHGDRFITLFGHLDTTEVRAGEAVSRGQRIGTVGATGWSVEPNLHYRVLRRRGDGGYDAVDPRIHILDYRWHQEQFIASNVAPAGPVPLPATLRR
- a CDS encoding HAD family phosphatase, with translation MDYRAVIFDLGGVVFGSPLHAIRRYEQANGIEENFVNHLVVAAGPGGSWQRLERGELVMGPGFFAALDDDVRAADPSVAERFSAEEMMAAIAEESKPRPQMVDALRRLRARGYTVAALTNNWVSEEEREPASAEEAAMRAEVRELFDDYVESSVVGLRKPDPEIYRLACGRLGIEPREAVFLDDIGSNLKSARALGMTTIKVDDPDDALAELWRTLARRQRDRNDTK